From the Corythoichthys intestinalis isolate RoL2023-P3 chromosome 13, ASM3026506v1, whole genome shotgun sequence genome, one window contains:
- the eps8a gene encoding epidermal growth factor receptor kinase substrate 8a isoform X14 — translation MIKQTVGPCFTHARGPLGTTKFCVYFLSVGSALRQELKPTFPEEDLRRASGDRSALAAPRVPTLSSPPFGGPSLVADFSRKAVVDEGRDERRRDARLRLRRFRRTLHPRPRRSRSQRRVPCQSSDGKRTSLFPALLVQIQEKAKDGVAGGRPDGHVRVPSGGSRPPARPPLRSRGSVAVCLTSAFPSGAAALEHVGVGAQSRSADGGGRRATSAAASRQRENLDAGYDAAGGLPWHQLDRRRHRARARGLPAVLGAAVPGGDERVRLRLHLGAGVQGLGSEQGRSSPVPVRRRQGERGPRRRLGPRLNGRPGRSRPQADLIHADIRSALTDAKGGKPKKRPDVLKMILKSEGDIPPPPAAPAPEPPSFPETGARRPRNGERVALLGPCAPEGERAHRPLGLSRAGGGETETAAAVDRDVRILNRILDDIEAFVGKLQKAADAYRQLAERKNKKNDKKCPGEGLLTLRSRPPAEEQFVDCLQKFKFAFNQLGKLQARIRNPSAEELLHFLFAPLRMVRPVPRRRRRGATAPPCFPQVVRASGGPDLARGTVVPLLTGEAVEFLRAVGTPEERRLWAALGDGWTKSRSEWPEDRDLPPCPLTFADGWRPPSPEDRPSWSPAEEGANKTVCQIQVRLCGQEQHGAVGAQGRAGGGKTPRPPFRFASASSPHPRSARQVVDDRKQWWKVRNGDGLLGYVPNNILEAPAPAVDIGAGGDSVYSHTIQLMMPRKEFEMFKQLLGELNEKQTGGGTERLAEKAPPAPPPLPPPADEAVGRHDAPLSGDDDGGAVRALARRRKSNMEEVQDELLHRLTLGRGAQKKLPAGSHATAGLPGVNITYESSPDDVRGWLEAKGFAPVTVRSLGVLTGAQLFSLNKDELKTVCPDDGARVFGQVAVQKAALESRSGSELREVMRRRREILASGDPSDEDPAR, via the exons ATGATTAAGCAAACGGTCGGGCCTTGTTTCACACACGCGCGCGGTCCGTTAGGGACCACAAAGTTCTGCGTGTACTTCCTCTCCGTAGGCTCCGCCCTCCGTCAGGAGCTTAAGCCGACCTTCCCCGAGGAGGATTTGCGGCGGGCTTCGGGAGACCGCTCGGCTTTGGCCGCTCCGAGGGTTCCGACGCTCTCGTCGCCACCTTTCGGAGGCCCTTCCTTGGTGGCCGATTTCTCGCGGAAG GCAGTCGTCGACGAAGGACGGGATGAACGGCGACGAGACGCCCGCCTTCGCCTCCGCCGTTTTCGGCGCACCCTACACCCG CGGCCTCGACGCTCCCGAAGCCAACGGCGAGTCCCGTGCCAAAGCTCTGACGG GAAACGAACAAGTCTATTTCCCGCGCTCCTCGTCCAAATACAAGAAAA AGCGAAGGACGGCGTGGCAGGCGGACGGCCTGACGGACACGTCCGAGTACCAAGTGGAGGTTCCcgaccgcccgcccgcccgcccctcCGTTCCCGAGGGTCCGTCGCCGTTTGCCTGACGAGCGCTTTTCCGTCCGGCGCCGCAGCACTTGAGCACGTTGGTGTTGGAGCGCAAAGCCGGTCTGCTGACGGTGGAGGACGGCGTGCGACGTCTGCGGCTGCTTCACGCCAAAGGGAAAATCTGGACGCAGGATATGACGCTGCGGGTGGACTGCCGTGGCATCAGCTTGATAGACGCCGACACCGAG CACGAGCTCGAGGTCTTCCCGCTGTGCTCGGTGCAGCGGTGCCAGGCGGTGATGAACGCGTGCGGCTTCGACTCCATCTTGGCGCTGGTGTGCAAGGACTCGGGTCAGAGCAAGGCCGATCTTCACCTGTTCCAGTGCGACGACGTCAAGGTGAGCGTGGGCCGCGCCGGCGGCTCGGGCCGCGTCTAAACGGACGGCCGGGCCGTTCCCGCCCGCAGGCCGACCTGATCCACGCCGACATCCGGAGCGCTCTGACGGACGCCAAAGGAGGAAAACCCAAAAAACGACCCGATGTCCTCAA GATGATTCTGAAGAGCGAGGGCGACATCCCGCCTCCCCCCGCCGCGCCCGCCCCAGAACCGCCGTCCTTTCCGGAGACGGGCGCCCGGCGGCCTCGGAACGGTGAGCGAGTCGCGCTGCTCGGACCCTGCGCGCCCGAGGGGGAGCGAGCTCACCGCCCGCTCGGCCTTTCTCGCGCAGGCGGAGGAGAGACCGAGACGGCGGCCGCCGTGGACCGCGACGTG CGAATCCTCAATCGCATCCTGGACGACATCGAGGCCTTCGTGGGCAAACTGCAGAAAGCGGCCGACGCCTACCGACAGCTGGCCGAGCGCAAGAACAAGAAAAACGACAAGAAATGTCCCGGAG AGGGGCTCCTGACGCTGCGGTCCAGACCTCCCGCCGAGGAGCAGTTTGTCGACTGTCTGCAAAAGTTCAAATTTGCTTTCAACCAGCTG GGCAAATTGCAAGCTCGCATCCGGAACCCGAGCGCAGAGGAGCTTCTTCACTTCCTCTTCGCCCCCCTCAGAATGGTACGTCCCGTCCCTCGCCGTAGGCGAAGGGGAGCGACGGCTCCGCCCTGTTTCCCGCAGGTGGTGCGAGCGTCGGGCGGCCCCGATCTGGCTCGCGGCACCGTCGTCCCGCTGCTCACCGGCGAGGCGGTGGAATTCCTGCGCGCCGTCGGCACGCCGGAGGAGCGCCGCCTGTGGGCGGCGTTGGGGGACGGCTGGACCAAGAGCAG GTCGGAGTGGCCCGAGGATCGCGACCTTCCGCCCTGCCCGTTGACGTTCGCCGACGGTTGGCGACCGCCGTCTCCGGAGGATCGGCCGAGCTGGAGTCCGGCGGAGGAG GGCGCGAACAAAACAGTTTGCCAAATCCAAGTACGACTTTGTGGCCAGGAACAACACGGAGCTGTCGGTGCTCAAGGACGAGCTGGTGGAGGCAAGACCCCTCGCCCTCCGTTCCGCTTCGCTTCGGCGTCTTCGCCTCACCCGCGTTCCGCCCGTCAGGTGGTGGACGACAGGAAGCAGTGGTGGAAGGTGCGAAACGGCGACGGCCTGCTGGGTTACGTGCCAAACAACATCCTGGAAGCGCCGGCACCGGCGGTGGACATCGGCGCTGGCGGGGACAGCGTCTACAGCCACACCATACAG CTGATGATGCCGCGGAAGGAGTTTGAGATGTTCAAG CAATTACTGGGAGAGCTCAACGAG AAACAGACCGGCGGCGGTACCGAGCGCCTTGCCGAAAAAGCCCCGCCCGCGCCGCCGCCTCTTCCGCCGCCCGCCGACGAGGCCGTCGGACGCCACGACGCCCCGCTTTCCGGAGACGACGACGGCGGCGCCGTGAGAGCCCTGGCCCGAC GCAGAAAGTCCAACATGGAGGAGGTCCAGGACGAGCTCCTGCACCGACTGACGTTGGGTCGCGGCGCGCAGAAGAAACTCCCCGCGGGGTCGCACGCCACCGCCGGCCTTCCCGGCGTCAACATCACGTACGAGTCGTCTCCCGACGACGTTCGCGGCTGGCTGGAGGCCAAAGGCTTCGCTCCCGT CACCGTCAGAAGTCTGGGGGTCCTGACGGGGGCGCAGCTCTTCTCGCTCAACAAAGACGAGCTGAAGACCGTCTGCCCCGACGACGGCGCTCGCGTCTTCGGCCAAGTCGCCGTGCAGAAGGCGGCGCTCGAG AGTCGATCGGGCTCCGAGCTGCGGGAGGTCATGAGGAGACGTCGGGAGATCCTGGCCTCCGGCGACCCTTCGGACGAAGACCCCGCCCGCTGA
- the eps8a gene encoding epidermal growth factor receptor kinase substrate 8a isoform X16: MIKQTVGPCFTHARGPLGTTKFCVYFLSVGSALRQELKPTFPEEDLRRASGDRSALAAPRVPTLSSPPFGGPSLVADFSRKAVVDEGRDERRRDARLRLRRFRRTLHPRPRRSRSQRRVPCQSSDGKRTSLFPALLVQIQEKAKDGVAGGRPDGHVRVPSGGSRPPARPPLRSRGSVAVCLTSAFPSGAAALEHVGVGAQSRSADGGGRRATSAAASRQRENLDAGYDAAGGLPWHQLDRRRHRARARGLPAVLGAAVPGGDERVRLRLHLGAGVQGLGSEQGRSSPVPVRRRQGERGPRRRLGPRLNGRPGRSRPQADLIHADIRSALTDAKGGKPKKRPDVLKMILKSEGDIPPPPAAPAPEPPSFPETGARRPRNGERVALLGPCAPEGERAHRPLGLSRAGGGETETAAAVDRDVRILNRILDDIEAFVGKLQKAADAYRQLAERKNKKNDKKCPGEGLLTLRSRPPAEEQFVDCLQKFKFAFNQLGKLQARIRNPSAEELLHFLFAPLRMVRPVPRRRRRGATAPPCFPQVVRASGGPDLARGTVVPLLTGEAVEFLRAVGTPEERRLWAALGDGWTKSRSEWPEDRDLPPCPLTFADGWRPPSPEDRPSWSPAEEGANKTVCQIQVRLCGQEQHGAVGAQGRAGGGKTPRPPFRFASASSPHPRSARQVVDDRKQWWKVRNGDGLLGYVPNNILEAPAPAVDIGAGGDSVYSHTIQLMMPRKEFEMFKQLLGELNEKQTGGGTERLAEKAPPAPPPLPPPADEAVGRHDAPLSGDDDGGAVRALARRRKSNMEEVQDELLHRLTLGRGAQKKLPAGSHATAGLPGVNITYESSPDDVRGWLEAKGFAPVTVRSLGVLTGAQLFSLNKDELKTVCPDDGARVFGQVAVQKAALEVFF; the protein is encoded by the exons ATGATTAAGCAAACGGTCGGGCCTTGTTTCACACACGCGCGCGGTCCGTTAGGGACCACAAAGTTCTGCGTGTACTTCCTCTCCGTAGGCTCCGCCCTCCGTCAGGAGCTTAAGCCGACCTTCCCCGAGGAGGATTTGCGGCGGGCTTCGGGAGACCGCTCGGCTTTGGCCGCTCCGAGGGTTCCGACGCTCTCGTCGCCACCTTTCGGAGGCCCTTCCTTGGTGGCCGATTTCTCGCGGAAG GCAGTCGTCGACGAAGGACGGGATGAACGGCGACGAGACGCCCGCCTTCGCCTCCGCCGTTTTCGGCGCACCCTACACCCG CGGCCTCGACGCTCCCGAAGCCAACGGCGAGTCCCGTGCCAAAGCTCTGACGG GAAACGAACAAGTCTATTTCCCGCGCTCCTCGTCCAAATACAAGAAAA AGCGAAGGACGGCGTGGCAGGCGGACGGCCTGACGGACACGTCCGAGTACCAAGTGGAGGTTCCcgaccgcccgcccgcccgcccctcCGTTCCCGAGGGTCCGTCGCCGTTTGCCTGACGAGCGCTTTTCCGTCCGGCGCCGCAGCACTTGAGCACGTTGGTGTTGGAGCGCAAAGCCGGTCTGCTGACGGTGGAGGACGGCGTGCGACGTCTGCGGCTGCTTCACGCCAAAGGGAAAATCTGGACGCAGGATATGACGCTGCGGGTGGACTGCCGTGGCATCAGCTTGATAGACGCCGACACCGAG CACGAGCTCGAGGTCTTCCCGCTGTGCTCGGTGCAGCGGTGCCAGGCGGTGATGAACGCGTGCGGCTTCGACTCCATCTTGGCGCTGGTGTGCAAGGACTCGGGTCAGAGCAAGGCCGATCTTCACCTGTTCCAGTGCGACGACGTCAAGGTGAGCGTGGGCCGCGCCGGCGGCTCGGGCCGCGTCTAAACGGACGGCCGGGCCGTTCCCGCCCGCAGGCCGACCTGATCCACGCCGACATCCGGAGCGCTCTGACGGACGCCAAAGGAGGAAAACCCAAAAAACGACCCGATGTCCTCAA GATGATTCTGAAGAGCGAGGGCGACATCCCGCCTCCCCCCGCCGCGCCCGCCCCAGAACCGCCGTCCTTTCCGGAGACGGGCGCCCGGCGGCCTCGGAACGGTGAGCGAGTCGCGCTGCTCGGACCCTGCGCGCCCGAGGGGGAGCGAGCTCACCGCCCGCTCGGCCTTTCTCGCGCAGGCGGAGGAGAGACCGAGACGGCGGCCGCCGTGGACCGCGACGTG CGAATCCTCAATCGCATCCTGGACGACATCGAGGCCTTCGTGGGCAAACTGCAGAAAGCGGCCGACGCCTACCGACAGCTGGCCGAGCGCAAGAACAAGAAAAACGACAAGAAATGTCCCGGAG AGGGGCTCCTGACGCTGCGGTCCAGACCTCCCGCCGAGGAGCAGTTTGTCGACTGTCTGCAAAAGTTCAAATTTGCTTTCAACCAGCTG GGCAAATTGCAAGCTCGCATCCGGAACCCGAGCGCAGAGGAGCTTCTTCACTTCCTCTTCGCCCCCCTCAGAATGGTACGTCCCGTCCCTCGCCGTAGGCGAAGGGGAGCGACGGCTCCGCCCTGTTTCCCGCAGGTGGTGCGAGCGTCGGGCGGCCCCGATCTGGCTCGCGGCACCGTCGTCCCGCTGCTCACCGGCGAGGCGGTGGAATTCCTGCGCGCCGTCGGCACGCCGGAGGAGCGCCGCCTGTGGGCGGCGTTGGGGGACGGCTGGACCAAGAGCAG GTCGGAGTGGCCCGAGGATCGCGACCTTCCGCCCTGCCCGTTGACGTTCGCCGACGGTTGGCGACCGCCGTCTCCGGAGGATCGGCCGAGCTGGAGTCCGGCGGAGGAG GGCGCGAACAAAACAGTTTGCCAAATCCAAGTACGACTTTGTGGCCAGGAACAACACGGAGCTGTCGGTGCTCAAGGACGAGCTGGTGGAGGCAAGACCCCTCGCCCTCCGTTCCGCTTCGCTTCGGCGTCTTCGCCTCACCCGCGTTCCGCCCGTCAGGTGGTGGACGACAGGAAGCAGTGGTGGAAGGTGCGAAACGGCGACGGCCTGCTGGGTTACGTGCCAAACAACATCCTGGAAGCGCCGGCACCGGCGGTGGACATCGGCGCTGGCGGGGACAGCGTCTACAGCCACACCATACAG CTGATGATGCCGCGGAAGGAGTTTGAGATGTTCAAG CAATTACTGGGAGAGCTCAACGAG AAACAGACCGGCGGCGGTACCGAGCGCCTTGCCGAAAAAGCCCCGCCCGCGCCGCCGCCTCTTCCGCCGCCCGCCGACGAGGCCGTCGGACGCCACGACGCCCCGCTTTCCGGAGACGACGACGGCGGCGCCGTGAGAGCCCTGGCCCGAC GCAGAAAGTCCAACATGGAGGAGGTCCAGGACGAGCTCCTGCACCGACTGACGTTGGGTCGCGGCGCGCAGAAGAAACTCCCCGCGGGGTCGCACGCCACCGCCGGCCTTCCCGGCGTCAACATCACGTACGAGTCGTCTCCCGACGACGTTCGCGGCTGGCTGGAGGCCAAAGGCTTCGCTCCCGT CACCGTCAGAAGTCTGGGGGTCCTGACGGGGGCGCAGCTCTTCTCGCTCAACAAAGACGAGCTGAAGACCGTCTGCCCCGACGACGGCGCTCGCGTCTTCGGCCAAGTCGCCGTGCAGAAGGCGGCGCTCGAG GTTTTCTTCTGA
- the eps8a gene encoding epidermal growth factor receptor kinase substrate 8a isoform X4, which translates to MIKQTVGPCFTHARGPLGTTKFCVYFLSVGSALRQELKPTFPEEDLRRASGDRSALAAPRVPTLSSPPFGGPSLVADFSRKAVVDEGRDERRRDARLRLRRFRRTLHPRPRRSRSQRRVPCQSSDGKRTSLFPALLVQIQEKAKDGVAGGRPDGHVRVPSGGSRPPARPPLRSRGSVAVCLTSAFPSGAAALEHVGVGAQSRSADGGGRRATSAAASRQRENLDAGYDAAGGLPWHQLDRRRHRARARGLPAVLGAAVPGGDERVRLRLHLGAGVQGLGSEQGRSSPVPVRRRQGERGPRRRLGPRLNGRPGRSRPQADLIHADIRSALTDAKGGKPKKRPDVLKMILKSEGDIPPPPAAPAPEPPSFPETGARRPRNGERVALLGPCAPEGERAHRPLGLSRAGGGETETAAAVDRDVRILNRILDDIEAFVGKLQKAADAYRQLAERKNKKNDKKCPGEGLLTLRSRPPAEEQFVDCLQKFKFAFNQLGKLQARIRNPSAEELLHFLFAPLRMVRPVPRRRRRGATAPPCFPQVVRASGGPDLARGTVVPLLTGEAVEFLRAVGTPEERRLWAALGDGWTKSRSEWPEDRDLPPCPLTFADGWRPPSPEDRPSWSPAEEGANKTVCQIQVRLCGQEQHGAVGAQGRAGGGKTPRPPFRFASASSPHPRSARQVVDDRKQWWKVRNGDGLLGYVPNNILEAPAPAVDIGAGGDSVYSHTIQLMMPRKEFEMFKQLLGELNEKQTGGGTERLAEKAPPAPPPLPPPADEAVGRHDAPLSGDDDGGAVRALARRRKSNMEEVQDELLHRLTLGRGAQKKLPAGSHATAGLPGVNITYESSPDDVRGWLEAKGFAPVTVRSLGVLTGAQLFSLNKDELKTVCPDDGARVFGQVAVQKAALEVPAPPPLTSFGTRRRRRPARDERDAVQMGTAKFTARFFSGIKLGLAFRARVLFGRALSTAPSRRTPARGWISPRFKRKEKVGSDTTDETKRRLWPVLVGARRPSGTARRDFCRLTLRYRPPPLRFRCGECAFDLFRFSSEPSSRRPGGFVQSRSGSELREVMRRRREILASGDPSDEDPAR; encoded by the exons ATGATTAAGCAAACGGTCGGGCCTTGTTTCACACACGCGCGCGGTCCGTTAGGGACCACAAAGTTCTGCGTGTACTTCCTCTCCGTAGGCTCCGCCCTCCGTCAGGAGCTTAAGCCGACCTTCCCCGAGGAGGATTTGCGGCGGGCTTCGGGAGACCGCTCGGCTTTGGCCGCTCCGAGGGTTCCGACGCTCTCGTCGCCACCTTTCGGAGGCCCTTCCTTGGTGGCCGATTTCTCGCGGAAG GCAGTCGTCGACGAAGGACGGGATGAACGGCGACGAGACGCCCGCCTTCGCCTCCGCCGTTTTCGGCGCACCCTACACCCG CGGCCTCGACGCTCCCGAAGCCAACGGCGAGTCCCGTGCCAAAGCTCTGACGG GAAACGAACAAGTCTATTTCCCGCGCTCCTCGTCCAAATACAAGAAAA AGCGAAGGACGGCGTGGCAGGCGGACGGCCTGACGGACACGTCCGAGTACCAAGTGGAGGTTCCcgaccgcccgcccgcccgcccctcCGTTCCCGAGGGTCCGTCGCCGTTTGCCTGACGAGCGCTTTTCCGTCCGGCGCCGCAGCACTTGAGCACGTTGGTGTTGGAGCGCAAAGCCGGTCTGCTGACGGTGGAGGACGGCGTGCGACGTCTGCGGCTGCTTCACGCCAAAGGGAAAATCTGGACGCAGGATATGACGCTGCGGGTGGACTGCCGTGGCATCAGCTTGATAGACGCCGACACCGAG CACGAGCTCGAGGTCTTCCCGCTGTGCTCGGTGCAGCGGTGCCAGGCGGTGATGAACGCGTGCGGCTTCGACTCCATCTTGGCGCTGGTGTGCAAGGACTCGGGTCAGAGCAAGGCCGATCTTCACCTGTTCCAGTGCGACGACGTCAAGGTGAGCGTGGGCCGCGCCGGCGGCTCGGGCCGCGTCTAAACGGACGGCCGGGCCGTTCCCGCCCGCAGGCCGACCTGATCCACGCCGACATCCGGAGCGCTCTGACGGACGCCAAAGGAGGAAAACCCAAAAAACGACCCGATGTCCTCAA GATGATTCTGAAGAGCGAGGGCGACATCCCGCCTCCCCCCGCCGCGCCCGCCCCAGAACCGCCGTCCTTTCCGGAGACGGGCGCCCGGCGGCCTCGGAACGGTGAGCGAGTCGCGCTGCTCGGACCCTGCGCGCCCGAGGGGGAGCGAGCTCACCGCCCGCTCGGCCTTTCTCGCGCAGGCGGAGGAGAGACCGAGACGGCGGCCGCCGTGGACCGCGACGTG CGAATCCTCAATCGCATCCTGGACGACATCGAGGCCTTCGTGGGCAAACTGCAGAAAGCGGCCGACGCCTACCGACAGCTGGCCGAGCGCAAGAACAAGAAAAACGACAAGAAATGTCCCGGAG AGGGGCTCCTGACGCTGCGGTCCAGACCTCCCGCCGAGGAGCAGTTTGTCGACTGTCTGCAAAAGTTCAAATTTGCTTTCAACCAGCTG GGCAAATTGCAAGCTCGCATCCGGAACCCGAGCGCAGAGGAGCTTCTTCACTTCCTCTTCGCCCCCCTCAGAATGGTACGTCCCGTCCCTCGCCGTAGGCGAAGGGGAGCGACGGCTCCGCCCTGTTTCCCGCAGGTGGTGCGAGCGTCGGGCGGCCCCGATCTGGCTCGCGGCACCGTCGTCCCGCTGCTCACCGGCGAGGCGGTGGAATTCCTGCGCGCCGTCGGCACGCCGGAGGAGCGCCGCCTGTGGGCGGCGTTGGGGGACGGCTGGACCAAGAGCAG GTCGGAGTGGCCCGAGGATCGCGACCTTCCGCCCTGCCCGTTGACGTTCGCCGACGGTTGGCGACCGCCGTCTCCGGAGGATCGGCCGAGCTGGAGTCCGGCGGAGGAG GGCGCGAACAAAACAGTTTGCCAAATCCAAGTACGACTTTGTGGCCAGGAACAACACGGAGCTGTCGGTGCTCAAGGACGAGCTGGTGGAGGCAAGACCCCTCGCCCTCCGTTCCGCTTCGCTTCGGCGTCTTCGCCTCACCCGCGTTCCGCCCGTCAGGTGGTGGACGACAGGAAGCAGTGGTGGAAGGTGCGAAACGGCGACGGCCTGCTGGGTTACGTGCCAAACAACATCCTGGAAGCGCCGGCACCGGCGGTGGACATCGGCGCTGGCGGGGACAGCGTCTACAGCCACACCATACAG CTGATGATGCCGCGGAAGGAGTTTGAGATGTTCAAG CAATTACTGGGAGAGCTCAACGAG AAACAGACCGGCGGCGGTACCGAGCGCCTTGCCGAAAAAGCCCCGCCCGCGCCGCCGCCTCTTCCGCCGCCCGCCGACGAGGCCGTCGGACGCCACGACGCCCCGCTTTCCGGAGACGACGACGGCGGCGCCGTGAGAGCCCTGGCCCGAC GCAGAAAGTCCAACATGGAGGAGGTCCAGGACGAGCTCCTGCACCGACTGACGTTGGGTCGCGGCGCGCAGAAGAAACTCCCCGCGGGGTCGCACGCCACCGCCGGCCTTCCCGGCGTCAACATCACGTACGAGTCGTCTCCCGACGACGTTCGCGGCTGGCTGGAGGCCAAAGGCTTCGCTCCCGT CACCGTCAGAAGTCTGGGGGTCCTGACGGGGGCGCAGCTCTTCTCGCTCAACAAAGACGAGCTGAAGACCGTCTGCCCCGACGACGGCGCTCGCGTCTTCGGCCAAGTCGCCGTGCAGAAGGCGGCGCTCGAGGTACCGGCGCCGCCGCCACTGACTTCGTTCGGGActcgacgacgacgacgacccgCACGAGACGAGCGCGACGCGGTTCAAATGGGAACGGCGAAAtttactgcccgttttttttccgGCATAAAGCTCGGTTTGGCTTTCCGCGCCCGGGTTCTGTTTGGCCGGGCGTTGTCGACCGCGCCTTCCCGAAGAACCCCGGCCCGCGGTTGGATCTCGCCGCGTTTCAAACGTAAAGAAAAAGTCGGGTCCGACACGACCGACGAGACAAAACGACGACTTTGGCCGGTTCTTGTGGGCGCGCGGAGACCGAGCGGGACGGCGCGACGGGACTTTTGCCGGCTGACTTTGCGCTACCGGCCGCCGCCTTTGCGGTTTCGGTGTGGCGAGTGTGCCTTTGATCTCTTCAGGTTTTCTTCTGAGCCGTCCTCCCGTCGTCCCGGCGGCTTCGTTCAG AGTCGATCGGGCTCCGAGCTGCGGGAGGTCATGAGGAGACGTCGGGAGATCCTGGCCTCCGGCGACCCTTCGGACGAAGACCCCGCCCGCTGA